From Streptomyces sp. NBC_00683, one genomic window encodes:
- a CDS encoding carboxymuconolactone decarboxylase family protein produces MTTNEHSHAPEHPARLQWATLSPDVYKAMVRLDAASRKGLDPALLELVKIRASQLNRCALCLDMHSKDALAAGESVERIVQLSAWEESQHFYTEKELAAIELTEAVTVLTDGFVPDEVYAKAAKQFEEAELSQLIAAITVINAWNRFGVATRQVPGHYTPGDIKH; encoded by the coding sequence ATGACGACGAACGAACACAGCCACGCCCCCGAGCACCCCGCCCGACTGCAGTGGGCCACGCTCTCTCCCGATGTCTACAAGGCCATGGTCCGGCTGGACGCCGCATCGCGTAAGGGGCTCGACCCGGCGCTGCTCGAACTGGTGAAGATCCGGGCCTCGCAGCTCAACCGCTGCGCCCTCTGCCTGGACATGCACTCGAAGGACGCCCTCGCCGCGGGTGAGTCCGTCGAGCGGATCGTCCAGCTCAGCGCCTGGGAGGAGTCGCAGCACTTCTACACGGAGAAGGAACTGGCGGCGATCGAGCTGACGGAGGCCGTGACGGTCCTGACCGACGGGTTCGTACCGGACGAGGTGTACGCGAAGGCCGCCAAGCAGTTCGAGGAGGCCGAGCTCAGCCAGCTGATCGCAGCCATCACGGTGATCAACGCCTGGAACCGGTTCGGGGTGGCCACCCGTCAGGTACCCGGCCACTACACGCCCGGCGACATCAAGCACTGA
- a CDS encoding malate dehydrogenase has product MTRTPVNVTVTGAAGQIGYALLFRIASGHLLGPDVPVNLRLLEIPQGLKAAEGTAMELDDCAFPLLRNIEITDDANVGFAGANVALLVGARPRTKGMERGDLLSANGGIFKPQGKAINDNAADDIKVLVVGNPANTNALIAQAAAPDVPAERFTAMTRLDHNRAISQLAARTGAAVSDIKRLTIWGNHSATQYPDIFHAEIAGKNAAEVVNDEAWLADTFIPTVAKRGAAIIEARGASSAASAANAAIDHVHTWVNGTAEGDWTSMGIPSDGSYGVPEGIISSFPVTTKDGRYEIVQGLDINEFSRARIDASVQELTEERDAVRELGLI; this is encoded by the coding sequence ATGACCCGCACTCCCGTGAATGTCACCGTGACCGGCGCAGCCGGCCAGATCGGCTACGCGCTGCTCTTCCGCATCGCCTCCGGCCACCTGCTCGGCCCGGACGTGCCGGTCAACCTGCGACTCCTCGAGATCCCGCAGGGTCTGAAGGCCGCCGAGGGCACCGCGATGGAGCTCGACGACTGCGCCTTCCCGCTGCTGCGCAACATCGAGATCACGGACGACGCCAACGTCGGCTTCGCCGGCGCGAACGTCGCCCTCCTGGTCGGCGCCCGCCCGCGCACGAAGGGCATGGAGCGCGGCGACCTGCTCTCCGCCAACGGCGGCATCTTCAAGCCGCAGGGCAAGGCCATCAACGACAACGCCGCGGACGACATCAAGGTCCTCGTCGTCGGCAACCCGGCCAACACCAACGCGCTCATCGCGCAGGCCGCCGCCCCGGACGTACCGGCCGAGCGCTTCACCGCGATGACCCGTCTGGACCACAACCGCGCGATCTCGCAGCTGGCCGCCCGGACCGGTGCCGCCGTCTCCGACATCAAGCGCCTGACGATCTGGGGCAACCACTCGGCGACCCAGTACCCGGACATCTTCCACGCGGAGATCGCCGGCAAGAACGCCGCCGAGGTCGTCAACGACGAGGCATGGCTGGCCGACACCTTCATCCCGACCGTCGCCAAGCGCGGCGCGGCGATCATCGAGGCGCGTGGCGCGTCCTCGGCCGCCTCGGCCGCCAACGCCGCCATCGACCACGTGCACACGTGGGTCAACGGCACCGCCGAGGGCGACTGGACCTCGATGGGCATCCCGTCGGACGGCTCCTACGGCGTCCCCGAGGGCATCATCTCCTCCTTCCCCGTCACCACGAAGGACGGCAGGTACGAGATCGTCCAGGGCCTGGACATCAACGAGTTCTCCCGTGCGCGCATCGACGCCTCGGTGCAGGAGCTCACCGAGGAGCGCGACGCGGTCCGCGAGCTCGGCCTGATCTGA
- a CDS encoding isocitrate lyase/PEP mutase family protein, whose translation MNEPVSVFRALHHNRPPGDPLLLPGPWDAASARAFADAGFPALATPSAGVAASLGHEDGHTPAAEMFAAVARIVRAVSVPVSADIESGYGLTPAELVERLLETGAVGCNLEDSADGILLDPQRHADRLAEVRSAAGGRLFVNARVDTYIRGVPAGTDVVAETIARARLYAAAGADCVYPITAPADDLPRLAAAVPVPLNANGTPDGPSDARRLGELGAARITFGPLLQRRAAAAVRDLAERLRGR comes from the coding sequence ATGAACGAGCCGGTGTCCGTCTTCCGCGCCCTGCACCACAACCGCCCTCCGGGCGACCCCCTGCTCCTGCCCGGTCCGTGGGACGCCGCGAGCGCCCGTGCCTTCGCCGACGCCGGCTTTCCGGCACTGGCGACACCGAGCGCCGGGGTCGCGGCCTCGCTCGGCCACGAGGACGGGCACACGCCCGCCGCCGAGATGTTCGCGGCGGTGGCCCGGATCGTGCGCGCCGTGTCCGTTCCCGTGTCTGCGGACATCGAATCCGGTTACGGCCTGACCCCGGCGGAACTCGTGGAACGCCTGCTGGAGACCGGCGCGGTCGGCTGCAACCTGGAGGACTCGGCCGACGGGATCCTCCTCGACCCGCAGCGGCACGCGGACCGGCTCGCGGAGGTGCGCTCCGCCGCAGGCGGCCGTCTCTTCGTCAACGCCCGCGTCGACACGTACATCAGGGGTGTCCCGGCCGGAACGGACGTGGTCGCCGAGACGATCGCCCGCGCCCGTCTCTACGCGGCCGCCGGTGCGGACTGCGTCTACCCGATCACTGCCCCGGCCGACGACCTTCCCCGTCTTGCCGCCGCCGTCCCGGTTCCGCTCAACGCCAACGGCACACCCGACGGGCCGTCCGACGCCCGCCGGCTGGGCGAGCTCGGCGCCGCACGGATCACCTTCGGTCCCCTGCTGCAGCGACGGGCCGCCGCCGCGGTGCGCGACCTCGCGGAACGGCTGCGCGGCCGCTGA